The following nucleotide sequence is from Psychroserpens sp. Hel_I_66.
GTAAAGATTACAAATCGAATCGATCACATTAATTATGGTGTTGGTTCTAATGTGTTCAATTACAATGATAATATCATTTATACCTCTTCTGAAGGGGTCTTTAAGCAAAACCAAAATCGGGAATTTAAATTAGATAGTGCATTTACAAGTCTATTTACTCCCTATAATGACCTTTCAACAATGATGAAATTGAATGGTGATAAAGAAATGTTTTGGAGATTTGTAGATGATAATATCATGTTAATATCATCTGGCGCTATTAGTGATAAACCAAATACCACAATTTATCCAGTATCTAGTATTATAAGAGATGTTGTTACAGGATTTGAGAACGTTACAAAAATAAGTGATAGTGAATATCTTGTAGGAAGGTCTAATGGCTTTCTTTTAATTAACGAAAATATTGCGATACCAAATAAAAATTTTTCAGTTTCTATAAATAGGTTGGAGGTTAATGAAATTGATCAGCCTAAACAAAAATTAGATCCTACTCTAAAAGCAACATTTAGCAATCGAGAAAACAATATAAGCTTTGCATATAGCTTTGTTAATTATGGAGAAATAATCGAAAATAAATATCAGTATCAGCTCTTAGGATTGTCTGATAATTGGTCAAATTGGACAGAAGAGTCGTCACATACATTTCAAAACTTACCATTTGGCACATATACATTTAATGTAAGGGGGAAGGCGGGCAATGTCTTAACAAAAAATATAGCATCATATTCATTTACCATTAAAAGACCATTGCTTCTTTCAAACCTTGCAATTGGTTTATACATCCTAATAACGATATTGCTCTTATTTGCTATTCATTACTATTATCGAAGATACTATCGTAGTCAACAGCAAAAAGTAATTGAAAAAACAAAAAGGGAGTTAGAGCTAAAGGAGCTTGAAAATTCTAAAGAGCTAATGACTGTTAGAAATGAAAAACTAAGACAGGATATAGACCATAAAAATCGGGAACTTGCGATCTCTACAATGAGCTTGATTAAAAAGAATGAGTTTTTGAGCAATATTAAGGAAGATTTAAAAAATGCGGAATCATCTAAAGGACTTAACTCTGTCATTAAAGTAATTGACAAAAATCTTAATAATACTGACGATTGGAAATTTTTTGAAGAGGCCTTTAACAATGCAGATAAAGATTTCTTAAAAAAAGTAAAATCAAAACACCCATCACTTACACCAAACGATTTAAAACTGTGTGCATATTTAAGACTTAACCTCACATCAAAGGAAATTGCACCATTGTTAAATATCTCTCCAAAAAGTGTAGAAGTAAAGAGATATAGGCTAAGAAAAAAAATGGAACTATCACACGAGGATAGCTTAACAAATTATATTTTAGAAATCTAGAACCTATACAAGTCTATTTTTAAACGCTACATTACCACTACAATCTAGTTTATATAACTACTACAACGTTGTAGATCCTAAATTTAACATTCGCTGTATCTGTTGTTATTGTTAGAATATTTGTTAATTCTGTAAAATTTAGTGTATTTTATTGCGATGTATGTTTTTTGTATTGGTCTTTTTTATTGAATTGCTAATAAACTATATTAAATTTGGCATATAACAACTCTATAATATGACAACAAAACTTTTATCCTTATTATTTTTAGTATTTACAGCTTTTGCTTTTGGGCAACAAGTAAATGTAAAAGGAACGGTCACAGACCAAGCATTTGGGCAACCTTTGCCTGGAGTGAATGTATTGGTCAAAAATACAGCAAATGGTACTTACACAGATTTTGATGGAAATTTCGAGCTCAAAAATGTTGAAGTCAATTCAATTTTGGTTTTCACATACATAGGCTATCAAAATCAAGAGGTAGTGGTTAAAGATGGTGAAGATTTAACAGTGATTCTTGTTGAAGATACAGAGTCTCTTGATGAGGTTGTGGTTATTGGTTATGGTACACAGAAAAAACGTGACGTAACAGGATCGGTTTCTATAGTAGATTCAAAAACTTTAGATGAAATCAAGCCTATTAAAGTAGAACAAGCACTTCAGGGTACTGTTTCTGGTGTAAATGTAACAACACAATCTGGTGCTCCTGGAGCTGGACTCGATATTAGAATTAGAGGTATAGGTACAAATGGTGCTGCTGGTCCAACCGTAATTATTGATGGTTATGTAGGTGATTTAGGAGTACTAAATCCTAATGATATTGAGACCATTACGGTTCTAAAAGATGCGCAAGCAGCTATTTATGGAACTATTGGTGCAAATGGTGTTGTTTTGATTACCACCAAAAGCGGTAAGAAGGGTGCTAAAACAAAAGTGTCTTACAATACTTATACTGGATTTCAGGAAACTTCAAGAAAATTACCATTACTTAACGCAACAGAATATGCAGTTTTATTAAATGAGAGTTATGCTGCTGGTGGTCAAAATTTACCATTTCCTAACGTGACAGGTTTAGGGGTTGGTACAGATTGGCAGGAAGAAGTCTTTAATGAGAATGTACCAATTATAAGTCATGATTTTAATGTTTCTGGAGGTTCAGAGAAAATTACTTATGCGATTAGTGGTTCCCATTTATACCAGCAAGGTATTATCGCTCCAAAGAAATCAGATTTCCGAAGAAATACAGCTAGATTATCATTGGGTGCAGATATTTCAGATAAAATAAGAGTAAATGCAAATGCGATTTACACATATATAGATAGAGATAACATTAATGACTTTGGTTTGGGTTCTGTATTGTTTAACGCATTGAACACACCTTCAACATTAAGTGCGTTTGATGCTAATGGTCAACCAACCTTAGTTCCTAATACAACAGGTTTAGGGATTGAAATTATTAACCCAATTGCCCAAATTCAAAATACATTTAATGATTATGATTTAAGGAAGATTAATGGAACTGTAGGTGTGGAGTATGATATTGTTGATAATGTGACAATAACTTCACGTTTAGGTTTTAATACATCTAATAGTGAGGGTAAGACGTTTAACAAACAAATAGATTATGGAGGAAAAGTATTTGATGTGCCAAGAAGTAGTGTAAATCAAAACTCAATAAATGATAATGATTACTCTTTAGATATCTTTGGAAGTTATAAAAATCTTTTTGCGGATACGCACAATGTTGAAATTACTGTTGGAACAACAATTTATAAGCAATTCGGTAATGGCTTATTTGCAACAGGTTTTGATGTGCCAAACAATTCTTGGGAATTTGCGGACATAGCTTTAGCTGAGGGTACGAGTGAAGCACGTGACGTAGGCTCTTATGCTTATGATGAAAGACGTTTATCGTTTTTTGCTCGCGCACAATATGATTACAAAGGTAAATATTTTTTATCTGGTATGATTAGAAGAGATTTGTCAACACGTTTTGGGCCAGATAATAGAGTAGGTTATTTTCCATCTGTTACTGCTGGTTGGATTGTGTCTGATGAAGGTTTTTTTGAAAACGTAAATTCACTAAATTTTTTAAAGCTTAGAGCAAGTTATGGTATCTTGGGTAATGACCAAATTGGAAACAACGGTTATGTTAGTTTATTAAGTGGAGAAGCTACTTATATTCTAGACAACGCTTTAGTTCAAGGTGAAGCAATTGGTGTATTACCAAATCAAGATTTACAATGGGAAGAGGCTAAGAAGTTTGACGTTGGTTTGGACATGAAGTTTTTTAATAATAGAGTAGATATCACTGCAGATTATTTTATTAATGTTAGAGATAATTTATTAATTCAAAACATTCCGGTATCTGGTATAACAGGAGTATTTGCTCCAGGTAGTGGCTCGCCAACAGTTAATGCGGGTAAAGTTGAAAACAAAGGTTTTGAATTTGCGATTGGTTATAGAGATAATTTCTCTGATGATTTTAACTTCGGAATTAATTATAATTTCACAACGCTCAAAAATGAAGTTCTTGAAGTAAATAACAGTACAGGCTTCTTAGATGGTGGAGGTTTTGGCGTTGGTCAATTAGCGCCATCTAGAATGGATGTTGGTAATCCTTTAGGATATTTTTACGGATTACAAACCGACGGTATTTTTCAGAATCAAGCTGAGATTGATGCACACCCATCACAATCTGACTTAGGGGTAGGTGCTGCACCCGGAGATATTCGCTTTGTTGATGTCAATGGTGATGGTAATATTGATGCAAATGATAGAACAAATATTGGAGATCCAATCCCAGATATAACAATGGGACTTAATCTAACCTTTAATTACAAGGGGTTTGATTTTATAGCTTACACTTTTGCGTCAATAGGTAATGACATGGTTCGTAATTACGAACGTACATTGACAGATGTGAACAGACTTAATTATGTACTGGGTCGCTGGACAGGTGAGGGAACTAGTAATACAGTGCCAAGAGTCACAACAGCAGCCACAACAAATAATGTGTTTTCAGACTATTTTGTGGAAGATGCTTCCTATTTAAGAATTCAAAATATCCAATTAGGTTACACATTACCTATAACATTTACCGAGAAATTTAGTATCTCTAAAGTTCGCGTTTATGGCGGTGTAAATAACCTATATACATTTACAAAATATAAAGGTTTTGATCCAGGTGCTTCCAATGGAGCTCCAATTGGAGGAGGAATCGATTCAGGATTCTATCCAATCCCAAGAACATATCTAGTAGGTTTAAACCTTAACTTTTAATTAATGATTAAGATGAAAAATAAATTAACGAACATAATAGCGGTCTTTACCATTTTATTTGCAGTCTCTGGTTGTACAGATGACTTTATAGAAAGACCAATCCCTTACTCAATAGATTCAGAAAGTTATTTCAATTCTGAAGAAGAATACTACAACGCATTAATTGGTGCCTATGATTTATTGCAGTCAACATATGCAAATGTAATTTTGGGTGAGATTGCCTCAAATAATACATTATGTGGCGGTGAAAGTGCTACAGATGTTATTGGATGGCAACAAGTAGATGATATGATCCATACACCAGTTAACAGCAACTTGAAAGACATATGGAACTGGATGTTTGCTGGAGTTAACAGGGCAAATTATATTTTAGAATTTCAGGATAAAACAGATTTTGAAGGTAAGGAAATCATCATTGCAGAAGCACGTTTTTTAAGAGCTTACTATTATTTTGAATTGGTAAAATGGTTTGGTCCAGTTCCTTTAAAAGAAACAAGATTTCAACTTGAAGATGAAACTATAATACCAAGAAGTCCTGTAGAAGATGTGTACGCCCTAATTGAAAGCGACTTAATTTATGCTTCGAATACACTAAGCTACACAGCTCCCCAAATTGGAAGAGCGACAAAGGGTTCTGCGGAAGCATTACTTGGAAAAGCATACTTGTATCAAGAAAAATTCTCTGATGCTGCAATAGTTTTAGAAAATTTAATACAAAATGGACCATATGATTTAGTAACAGATTATGATACCATATTTGAAAGCGCAGGAGAAAATGGAATTGAATCTGTTTTTGAAGTTCAATATACAGACGTAGAAGGTGCTAGTTTTGATTGTTTACAATGTAGTGAGGGTAATGTAGCAGTTGGTTTTAGTGGTGTAAGGAATTTTGATGGGCCAAAGTTTAGTCCTGGATTTAGTTTCAATGTTCCTACACAAGATGCAGTTGATGAGTTTGAAGAAAATGATGTACGAAAAGAGGTAGCTATTCTTGATATTGAAGCTTTTGTTGCTAACAACCCAAGTTGGGTAAATAACGATGGCGAATTAGGAGTGCTTTATGGTATAGGTTATGAACATACAGGATATTTCAATAGAAAATATTTACCTAGAAAAAGAAGTGTTAATGTTGCAGGTGATGTAAATCTTACAAACCCAAATAATTATAGAGCAATACGTTTCGCAGATGTTTTATTAATGGCTGCTGAAGCTTTTAATAGAGGTTCTATAAGTGATGATAAAGCAAGGTTATATTTAAATAGAGTTCGTACAAGAGCAACTTTAGATGATGTAACGTCATCAGGTAATGCATTAACGGATGCTATTTATGATGAAAGACGAGTAGAGCTTCTTGGTGAAGGACATCAGTTCTTTGATCTTGTAAGAACAGGTCGAGGAAATCAAATTGATGGATTTTCAGCAAACAAAAATGAATTGTTCCCAGTACCTTTTGAAGAGATTCAATTTTCAAACGGAAACTGGCAACAAAACCCAGGATACTAAAAAAATAAAAATTGAGAAATATGAAAATAGTAAAGTATGTATTAAGTATTTGTCTTGTGGCATTAGCAGTCTATAGCTGCTCACAAGATGATGACAACACAGATTTTGTTGATAGCATTGAGGCTCCAATAAATATCTCTGCAAATGTAGTCGTAACTCAAGACAACACAGGTTTGGTGACCATAACACCTCTAGGTGAAGGTGTTACTAACTATGTTATTGGTTTTGGTGATGGATCTGACAATTCTAGTTCAATCCAACCAGGAAATAGTGTAACCCATGTTTACGAAGAAGGATCTTATGATGTTTCTATAATAGCTAACGGTTTAAATGGTTTATCTACTACTGCAACTCAGTCAATAGTGGTTTCATTTCAAGCTCCAGAAAATTTGGAAGTAACTATTGAAAATGATATTGCAATTTCAAAAAAGGTCAATGTAATGGCTTCAGCAGATTTTGCCTTATCCTATGAGGTTGATTTCGGACAAGCGGGTTCAACTCCAGTAATGGGAAATATTGATGAAACAGTATCTTTTATATATGATGAGCCTGGAACTTATACAATCACAGTTACAGCATTTAGTGCAGCCATTGAAACCTTAACTTATACAGAGGAATTTCTGGTAACGGAAATATTGGCTCCCCTAATGGCTGCGCCTTCACCTCCCTCAAGAGATGCTTCAGATGTAGTTTCAATATTTAGTGATGCCTATACAGATGTTACTTTAAATGAATTACCTACAACATGGTCATCAACAATATTTAATACTGCGACAGTTGCGGGTAATAATGTTTGGCAATTATCAAACTTGGATTTTTTAGGTATCGTAACAAATTATGATACGGGAATAGACCTTTCCAATATGGAGACAATGCATATTGATTATTGGGTTCCTTCTGGTGAAACTAATGAACTATTAGTTAAAATTGTAAATACTGTAGATGGAGGAGAAGCAGAGCAATCTTTAGGTGAAACAATTTCAGGTTCTTGGCAAAGTATTGATTTGGATATGTCTGGTTTTGAAAGCGGTGATTTATCAAATACAAATATAATTACCCAACTACTCATAGATTCTAATGGTCTTTCTGAAACAGTTTTTATTGATAATTTTTATTTCTACAGAGCATCTACCACGGGACCTGGATTTGATGATGGTTTGCTAACAAATGGGGATTTTGAAAACGGGAGTGATTCTTGGATAATTGGAGTAGATGACTCAAGTTCTGCTCCAGTGGTTACAAATGCAGGAAACACATATTATTCTGTCGATGTAACCGCAGCAGGTCAGCCTTTTGACGTCAACGTAAGTCAAAAACTTGAAATTGTTCAAGGATTGACCTATACATTGTCTTTTGATGCTTGGTCTGATGTAAATAGATCAATTATAGCAGGTATTGGTCTTAGTGGAGGTGATTTTTCAAATACGAGTGAAACTGTGAATATAAACAGCACAGTAACAAATTATACTCTTACTTTAACTGCAGCAGGATTTGGGGCTCTAGATGCCCGAGTATTATTTGATTTAGGAGCTGAAATTGGAATGGTTAATATTGATAATGTATCTCTAAATATTGCTACAAATAACTTATTGACAAATGGGGATTTTGAAAACGGAAGTGATTCATGGATCATTGGAGTAGATGATTCAAGTCCAGCACCTGTAGTAACAGTTGGTAGTAATACTTATTACTCTGTCGATGTAACTGCTGCTGGCCAACCGTTTGATGTCAACGTTAGTCAAAAACTTGAAATCATACAGGACGAAACTTACACATTGACGTTTGACGCATGGTCTGATGTAAATAGATCTATTATAGCAGGTATTGGACTTAGTGGAGGGGATTTTTCTAATAATAGCGAGACTGTAAATATAACTCCAACAGTAACTAATTTTACACTTACATTAACTGCTGGAGGATTTGGAGCGCCCGATGCTCGAGTTTTGTTTGATTTAGGAGCAGAAATTGGAATGGTCAATATAGATAATGTCGTACTAACAATAAATTAGAGAAAAAGTAACTCTATAAAATCACTTTAAACAATAAAAAAAAATTGATATGAAAAATATAATAAAAATAACCACTCTAATCTTTACACTTGCATTTTTTGTAGGTTGTCAGGATGATGATGTTCAAATTGGAGACATCACTGCTCCATCAAACTTAACTATAACTGCTGAAGTTCTTGGAGTTGATGCAGATAATCCAAATGGTGATGGTAGCGGATTAGTAAAATTAACTGCATCTGCAGATAATGCTTTAAGCTACAATTTCCAATTTGGAGATGGTTTAGAAGCAGTAGTGCCTTCTGGTATTGATACGCACCGTTATAGTATCGTAGGTCTAAATACTTACACAGTAGTCGTAAGCGCTATTGGATCTGGAGGCATTGCAACAACGCAAACAATTGATGTTGAAGTATTCAGTTCTTTCGATGATTTAGAAGCTAAAGAATTATTATCTGGAGGTATTGGTTCATCAAAAACATGGTATCTAGATGCATCTGTACAAGGACACTTAGGAGTTGGAGGTACAATGGCTAGTGCTCCTGATTCTTTTTGGTTTCCATCATTTTATGCTGCTCAACCTTTTGAGAAATGTGGTGATCCAATTTCAGATTGTTTATGTGATGATGTGTTTACTTTTAGTCTTGATGCTAGTGAGCAATTAACATTTGAGCTGGATAATAACGGACAAACATTTTTTAACGCAGGTCATCAAGGTGTAATTGGCGAGAATGCTGGTGAAGATGCATGTTTTGATTTTGATACTTCAGGAACAAGTGTAGTATCCTTATCGCCAACAGCTTTTGATTGGTCGGTAGTTCCAGATCCAGATTTCAATGGAAGGGGAACAAGTATGAATTTTTCTGGTGGAAAATTTATGGGTTACTACGTATCTTCTTCTACCTATGAAATTATTGAAGTAACCAACAGTTCACTTTATGTGAGAACTATAGATGGTAATGATCCAGGATTATATTGGTACCATAAATTTACAACGACTTTACCTTCCGAAGAGTTCAATTCAATTTATAATGATTTGGATTGGTCTGATGAATTTGATATTAATGGAGCGCCAAATTCTGAAAATTGGACATATGACCTCGGTGCAGGCGGTTGGGGAAACTCAGAGCTTCAAACCTATACAAATAATGCTGAAAATGTAATCGTTGAAGACGGTTTCTTAAAAATAACAGCTAAGGCTGATGGTAGCGGATATACTTCTGCACGACTAAAGTCTGAAAATCTATATGAGTTTACCTACGGAAGAGTAGAAGTAAGAGCAAAATTACCAGCAGCAACAGGTACTTGGCCAGCAATTTGGTCTCTTGGTGCAGATTACGAAACTAATACATGGCCAGGTTGTGGTGAAATGGATATCATGGAGCAAAAAGGACAAGATAAAAATACGGTTCTTGCAACTGTTCATCACCCTGCGGTTTCTCCAGGAGCTGGTGATTCAGCAAGTACGGTATTGACAACATCAACTACAGAATTTCATAACTACACAATGGAGTGGACTCCAGACACGATTACATTTTTAGTCGATGACAATGTGTTTCATACAATCGTAAACTCACCAGATTTACCTTTTGAAAGCGACTTTTTCTTGATAATGAATGTAGCAATGGGTGGCACATTAGGAGGAACTGTAGATCCCGGATTTACTCAAGATTCTATGGAAATTGATTATGTAAGAGTATACAAATAATATGAAGCACTTTATAACATCTCTTTTCGTTCTATTACTTCTACTATCTAGTTCATCTTGTATAGAAAAGGTTTTTGCGAAAGATTCATCCATTGGTATTGATGATAATAAAGCATTGTCAATAAATGATAAAGTCAATGCGCTTTTATTAAAAATGACCTTAGAAGAAAAAATAGGTCAGATGAATCAATACAATGGCTTTTGGGATTTAACGGGTCCAACACCTAAAGATGGTGATGCAGCTAAGAAGTATGATCATCTAAAAAAAGGATATGTTGGCTCAATGCTTAATGTTAGAGGTGTTAAAGAGGTAATGTCTGTACAAAAAATCGCTGTCGAGGAAACACGATTGGGCATTCCTCTTATAATAGGTTTTGATGTTATTCACGGTTACAAAACAATAAGTCCAATTCCGTTAGCAGAGTCTGCAAGTTGGGATTTAGAAGCTATAAAAATGTCTGCACATGTTGCTGCTGAAGAATCTGCAGCTGCAGGAATAAACTGGACGTTTGCACCAATGGTGGATATTTCTAGAGATGCACGATGGGGAAGAGTGATGGAAGGTGCTGGTGAAGATCCCTATTTAGGTTCTAAAATTGGAGTCGCTCGCGTAGAGGGATTCCAAGGAGACGACTTATCTGCTTATAACACTATTGCAGCTTGTGCCAAGCATTTCGCTGGATATGGTTTTGCAGAGGCAGGACGAGATTATAATACTGTAGATGTAGGGACGTCAACCTTAAATAATATCATATTTCCCCCGTTTAGAGCAGCTAACGAGGCAGGAGTTAAAACATTTATGAATTCGTTTAACGAACTTAATGGTGTACCTGCAACGGGAGATAAATATTTACAAAGAGATATTTTAAAAGGAGAATGGGGTTTTGAAGGTTTTGTAGTTTCAGATTGGGGATCAATCACAGAGATGATTGCTCATGGTCACGCAAAGGATGGTACACAAGCAGCAGAAATTGCTATTAAAGCAGGTTCTGATATGGATATGGAATCCTACCTTTATGTTGAAGAACTGGCTAAATTAGTAAAGGACGGTAAAGTTGATGAAGAATTAATTAATGATGCTGCCAGAAGAATTCTTACAGTCAAATTTGAATTAGGCTTGTTTGATGATCCTTATAAATATTTGGATGAAGCAAGAGAAAAAGAATTCACTGGCCAACAGAAATATCACGACGCTGTTCTTGATATGGCTAAAAAATCTATAGTACTTCTTAAAAATGAAAACAATCTCTTACCATTAAAAAAAGATGGACAAAAGATTGCTGTTATTGGTGCTTTGGCAAATGATAATACAAGTCCTTTAGGAAGTTGGAGAATTGCTGCAGATGATAGTACAGCTGTAACAGTTCTTGAAGGTTTAAAGGCATATAGCGGAAATCAAATTACATATGCTAAGGGTGCAGATGTCACTATC
It contains:
- a CDS encoding RagB/SusD family nutrient uptake outer membrane protein, encoding MKNKLTNIIAVFTILFAVSGCTDDFIERPIPYSIDSESYFNSEEEYYNALIGAYDLLQSTYANVILGEIASNNTLCGGESATDVIGWQQVDDMIHTPVNSNLKDIWNWMFAGVNRANYILEFQDKTDFEGKEIIIAEARFLRAYYYFELVKWFGPVPLKETRFQLEDETIIPRSPVEDVYALIESDLIYASNTLSYTAPQIGRATKGSAEALLGKAYLYQEKFSDAAIVLENLIQNGPYDLVTDYDTIFESAGENGIESVFEVQYTDVEGASFDCLQCSEGNVAVGFSGVRNFDGPKFSPGFSFNVPTQDAVDEFEENDVRKEVAILDIEAFVANNPSWVNNDGELGVLYGIGYEHTGYFNRKYLPRKRSVNVAGDVNLTNPNNYRAIRFADVLLMAAEAFNRGSISDDKARLYLNRVRTRATLDDVTSSGNALTDAIYDERRVELLGEGHQFFDLVRTGRGNQIDGFSANKNELFPVPFEEIQFSNGNWQQNPGY
- a CDS encoding carbohydrate binding domain-containing protein produces the protein MKIVKYVLSICLVALAVYSCSQDDDNTDFVDSIEAPINISANVVVTQDNTGLVTITPLGEGVTNYVIGFGDGSDNSSSIQPGNSVTHVYEEGSYDVSIIANGLNGLSTTATQSIVVSFQAPENLEVTIENDIAISKKVNVMASADFALSYEVDFGQAGSTPVMGNIDETVSFIYDEPGTYTITVTAFSAAIETLTYTEEFLVTEILAPLMAAPSPPSRDASDVVSIFSDAYTDVTLNELPTTWSSTIFNTATVAGNNVWQLSNLDFLGIVTNYDTGIDLSNMETMHIDYWVPSGETNELLVKIVNTVDGGEAEQSLGETISGSWQSIDLDMSGFESGDLSNTNIITQLLIDSNGLSETVFIDNFYFYRASTTGPGFDDGLLTNGDFENGSDSWIIGVDDSSSAPVVTNAGNTYYSVDVTAAGQPFDVNVSQKLEIVQGLTYTLSFDAWSDVNRSIIAGIGLSGGDFSNTSETVNINSTVTNYTLTLTAAGFGALDARVLFDLGAEIGMVNIDNVSLNIATNNLLTNGDFENGSDSWIIGVDDSSPAPVVTVGSNTYYSVDVTAAGQPFDVNVSQKLEIIQDETYTLTFDAWSDVNRSIIAGIGLSGGDFSNNSETVNITPTVTNFTLTLTAGGFGAPDARVLFDLGAEIGMVNIDNVVLTIN
- a CDS encoding family 16 glycosylhydrolase, producing MKNIIKITTLIFTLAFFVGCQDDDVQIGDITAPSNLTITAEVLGVDADNPNGDGSGLVKLTASADNALSYNFQFGDGLEAVVPSGIDTHRYSIVGLNTYTVVVSAIGSGGIATTQTIDVEVFSSFDDLEAKELLSGGIGSSKTWYLDASVQGHLGVGGTMASAPDSFWFPSFYAAQPFEKCGDPISDCLCDDVFTFSLDASEQLTFELDNNGQTFFNAGHQGVIGENAGEDACFDFDTSGTSVVSLSPTAFDWSVVPDPDFNGRGTSMNFSGGKFMGYYVSSSTYEIIEVTNSSLYVRTIDGNDPGLYWYHKFTTTLPSEEFNSIYNDLDWSDEFDINGAPNSENWTYDLGAGGWGNSELQTYTNNAENVIVEDGFLKITAKADGSGYTSARLKSENLYEFTYGRVEVRAKLPAATGTWPAIWSLGADYETNTWPGCGEMDIMEQKGQDKNTVLATVHHPAVSPGAGDSASTVLTTSTTEFHNYTMEWTPDTITFLVDDNVFHTIVNSPDLPFESDFFLIMNVAMGGTLGGTVDPGFTQDSMEIDYVRVYK
- a CDS encoding SusC/RagA family TonB-linked outer membrane protein, whose amino-acid sequence is MTTKLLSLLFLVFTAFAFGQQVNVKGTVTDQAFGQPLPGVNVLVKNTANGTYTDFDGNFELKNVEVNSILVFTYIGYQNQEVVVKDGEDLTVILVEDTESLDEVVVIGYGTQKKRDVTGSVSIVDSKTLDEIKPIKVEQALQGTVSGVNVTTQSGAPGAGLDIRIRGIGTNGAAGPTVIIDGYVGDLGVLNPNDIETITVLKDAQAAIYGTIGANGVVLITTKSGKKGAKTKVSYNTYTGFQETSRKLPLLNATEYAVLLNESYAAGGQNLPFPNVTGLGVGTDWQEEVFNENVPIISHDFNVSGGSEKITYAISGSHLYQQGIIAPKKSDFRRNTARLSLGADISDKIRVNANAIYTYIDRDNINDFGLGSVLFNALNTPSTLSAFDANGQPTLVPNTTGLGIEIINPIAQIQNTFNDYDLRKINGTVGVEYDIVDNVTITSRLGFNTSNSEGKTFNKQIDYGGKVFDVPRSSVNQNSINDNDYSLDIFGSYKNLFADTHNVEITVGTTIYKQFGNGLFATGFDVPNNSWEFADIALAEGTSEARDVGSYAYDERRLSFFARAQYDYKGKYFLSGMIRRDLSTRFGPDNRVGYFPSVTAGWIVSDEGFFENVNSLNFLKLRASYGILGNDQIGNNGYVSLLSGEATYILDNALVQGEAIGVLPNQDLQWEEAKKFDVGLDMKFFNNRVDITADYFINVRDNLLIQNIPVSGITGVFAPGSGSPTVNAGKVENKGFEFAIGYRDNFSDDFNFGINYNFTTLKNEVLEVNNSTGFLDGGGFGVGQLAPSRMDVGNPLGYFYGLQTDGIFQNQAEIDAHPSQSDLGVGAAPGDIRFVDVNGDGNIDANDRTNIGDPIPDITMGLNLTFNYKGFDFIAYTFASIGNDMVRNYERTLTDVNRLNYVLGRWTGEGTSNTVPRVTTAATTNNVFSDYFVEDASYLRIQNIQLGYTLPITFTEKFSISKVRVYGGVNNLYTFTKYKGFDPGASNGAPIGGGIDSGFYPIPRTYLVGLNLNF
- the bglX gene encoding beta-glucosidase BglX, producing MKHFITSLFVLLLLLSSSSCIEKVFAKDSSIGIDDNKALSINDKVNALLLKMTLEEKIGQMNQYNGFWDLTGPTPKDGDAAKKYDHLKKGYVGSMLNVRGVKEVMSVQKIAVEETRLGIPLIIGFDVIHGYKTISPIPLAESASWDLEAIKMSAHVAAEESAAAGINWTFAPMVDISRDARWGRVMEGAGEDPYLGSKIGVARVEGFQGDDLSAYNTIAACAKHFAGYGFAEAGRDYNTVDVGTSTLNNIIFPPFRAANEAGVKTFMNSFNELNGVPATGDKYLQRDILKGEWGFEGFVVSDWGSITEMIAHGHAKDGTQAAEIAIKAGSDMDMESYLYVEELAKLVKDGKVDEELINDAARRILTVKFELGLFDDPYKYLDEAREKEFTGQQKYHDAVLDMAKKSIVLLKNENNLLPLKKDGQKIAVIGALANDNTSPLGSWRIAADDSTAVTVLEGLKAYSGNQITYAKGADVTIGETKFVTELKINTTDKSGFPEAISEAEKADVVIMVLGEHGLQSGEGRSRTELDLPGVQQDLLEAVYKVNKNIVLVLNNGRPLTITWADENIPAIVEAWHLGTQSGNAIAQVLYGDYNPSGKLPMTFPRRVGQVPLYYNYKSTGRPVLPAPDIVFWSHYQDEENGALYPFGHGLSYTSFEYSDLVVDIKSSKEVVVSFNLKNTGKVKGKEVVQLYIQDLYASVTRPVKELKGFELVELEPNQSKNISMTLTDKELGFYDNQGNFIFESGDFKIFVGGSSKTLLEKKIELE